The Rhodamnia argentea isolate NSW1041297 chromosome 10, ASM2092103v1, whole genome shotgun sequence sequence agcatttgatcaaatgctggCTTAAAAACGAACCAAATATTTCAATGATGAACAATTCAAGAGAGACAAAGTTCAATAGGACCACAAATACCTTGCCATTAACattatggacatttttttaatgcgAATATGATTAAGCTTGTTTGAAGGATCTTGAATAGTTTAAGTCTAACAAATATGATGATGCGCAATTATAACCATACCGAAAAAATTACATGGGTGATCCCTCAACTTGTCCTATTTTTTCAATATGATTCTCAAACTTGTAATTTGTTCAATCAAATCCTTAAGTACGTGGGCTTGTCCAGTGAAGTTCCTCGATCTTTATTTCGGTAGGTGGAGATAATGGGTCCATCAAAAGTATGATGCGGAAAACCCCTTTTTACTGTATAGAATCAATTGGCACACACCAAGCTTCtaaataattttcccaaaatgcacCTCTCTCTTCAAGACCGTTATCAATGAATCACCTACGAACTACCACTCGTTtcacgggaaaattatcaaaaaagtcacaaacctattataattCTGCCAACTTAATcttaaacactttttttttgtcaatttgatcataaaccttttgtatttgtgtcaattcagtatatcttgccaattttgataataataaaaaatcattgaaatgGACGCTAACGCCCTACATGGTATAACTAGCgttaatgtggatttttttattaatatttttataatttttataatttttctcctatttcttctctattttcttttccttttccttctccttttttttttttttttttggttgggggtgGGGAGCCAAGGGCCTTTCAGGTCGTTGGCCCTAGGCAAGGCCTCAAAGCCCTCGCGTAGATCAGGAGAGAGTgttgcggccctcacccaaataCGCTGAGGGCCACGACGCAGTAAAGTATACTCGGTTTCCTCACTCGAGTCTGAACCATTGTATTTGCGCATTGTTTCAGCCCACCTCCGGTAGACAGAATTTCGTGCTCCGGCAATCACTCGCGGCGTAGGGGTGAAGGAGACTATCACATCCGGTGTGCCACTAATCTGTCATCAATTGGCATTGAACACCTCGAGAAcatttaaataaacaaaaaataacaaaaaaatgctCTTTGCATGGTTTCGGAAGAAAACGATttgcttttgaaaatctttttcattGTGAAACAAAGTTCACACGAAACCAGCTTCTGGTCCTCGCCTGTGGATTTGCCCCACTTGAATCGCAGGTGCACGTAAAGCCTTGTTCAAAAGCACATTAAGGGTAGGATATGTGAAGATTAATTTATAATATCTTTGTAAATAGTGATGTCATTAATTATTATCGTATCTTCAAATTCGACCCACCATAGAAAAAATAATGTCTCATGTCCTCTGCACCCCATTATCGTGTCATCATCATAGCAGCATATGACAATCTATGCCTAGCCTTCCCATTTTTCCTCGGGATTTTTTTCTTGAGATAAAGCCacaaatgattcatgaactttgacctaatatgtaatgtggtccttgaatttgtaatttatttaatgtaatccatatactttagtccaatgtgcaatatgatttttgaactcTATTTGTTCGGTGCCGTCTACGGACTTTTGAAACAAAACTTAATCCCTGAATtatatcaaaatttttaatgttatcttctattaatttaagtttagggacaatatcgaacattttcatattattcaatgactaaattgaatatgtacctaAAGTCCAgtgatcatattgaacaaaataaaagttcatggaACATATTGCACGTTTAACCAAAGCCaagaaccatttgtgtcatAAATGATGTCACTTGAAGTGTGGTCAAATCGAAAGAGTAGCAATTGGCGTAATATGACAAGATGGcatgaaaatcataaacattgAGGTGTGGTTTATATTTCTCATCAATAGGAAAACAAGGGGGCTTCGCACTCGGTGAGCTGGCGGGGTCCGGAGAGACCGCATTGGAGAGGTGTTAAGGGGGAAGCTCCCCCTAGACACCAAAATGCCTTTATAGTTTAAGCtcgtattttattgatagtttgaatTTGGGCCTAGGACTAACTACTGTGATATATAATCTCTTTCTATTAAAATTGAGAATTGTAATAGAAAGGTAGGATGTGCTTATTATAATGAAATTCTCTACTATATGTAATCCTAATTTAAGAGCAAACTAGAATAAACATTATATATTGAGTTATCTTTATCACATTTACCTTCTATTTCGTTGTGTTTGTGCTAGAGGTGAGCAAAACGGACCGATGAACCGGAAATCGCCCGGATCGGATTCCCGGCTCCATGATGAACCacaccgatttttttttttttatgtaaaaaggTGAGAGAAACTGAGCGAGTGGCCTCTTTTtgctcgagaaaaaaaaaatctaggtgAATGAATTTCCTGCTTGTTCGTCGCACATGTTTTCTGCTTGTTCTGCTGATACTGATGTGCAAAGAAGTGCCAGAGCCATGGATGTGCTATGTTTAGCTCAATGAATGTTGCTCATGTTTCATGTTGAAAACACCACTTTTATTTCATTCAGATATGATAGTTGacacatagaaaaaaaaacttgaaaacaaAGATGGCCATGAAGAATCCTAACTGACCCACTTGTTATCCTTCAAACTTTCCGGGTTTGTGAGGCATCGGCCGGGGTAAGGCATAGCCTCTTTCTCCGTCTCTGTCCATATTTAGAACCATGAAAGGAATATCGCCAGAAGCTTTCCATGCCCATCTGACTCGAGCACATGGTAGGGCCAACGAAAACGCCAAATTGCATAGACAATGTCAAGATGCGAATTTTGAACTCGACCGATTCTAATGGGACTGTCCGGGAGTCGGACCGGATCGGAAACTGATCACCTCTGGCTTGTTCGCCTAAACCCAACGATAAGATACTCGTCCTTAATTGGTGGCTACTCATCATAGTGGTATTGAAAAAGGTCAGTTGGGAGGAGGATGAGAGAGGGCCATACGGGGAAGGTGGCTCAATTCGAGGATGCGTATAGGACACACACAAGCATCAAAACGGGGAAGAGCAGAACCATGTGAAATTCCTACTTCAGGATTTGGCAGAAGTGTGACTTGACTAAGCCCACCAAGGGATTGGTCCATCCCCACTCCCAAAGTTCAGACCTTGATTTCCTCCTTGAATTGCTTCTTTCTTAAAGTTGAGGTTGTGTGGACGGTTTTATTGGACTTTTAATATAACCTAAGCCTAGAAAGATTGGAGTTATTTCGTGAATGAACTGAGATAGCTATATTTACaagggtaaatttatcccatcaaattataaattattcaaTACGGTCCATAtactttagtccaatgtgcaaGGTGATCGTTGAATtccatttgttcaatatggtccatggaCTTTTGGAAGAAGACTTAATCcctgaattatataaaaatgttcaatctCGTCTtaccattaattcaagttcggatattgaatattttcatattgttCAATTAGTAAAttgaccatattaaacaaaataaaagttcggagatcacattgcaaattgagccaaaatttaaaggctatttgtgtcatttatgcttcttcttttttttattgaagtttCAAACGAATGTCCACGTCATAATGACGAAACTCGAATTcggttctctctcttttcttttcttttttctagttgGGCCGAAACTTGAGTGGAATTTGCTGGTCACTCCTTGATCCGAAGATCTTCCTTCAAAATGACCACTGAGCTGACTATgcacctttttctttcctctttttccaaAGCATGATCATAAGAATGGTCCTTTTTCCATGTATCAAGATTCCGATGTCCGAATCCCACTTGTCATGGATTGCTTTTGGTCAATTCCCCACCCATTTAAGTGACCCAAAATCTTATGACGAAAAAAATTCTACGTTGCTGTCATGTGCATTCTTGAGGTTTGAAGGTGGATCTCACTTATGAATAACATGATCTTGCTCGTCTGGTGTGACATAAACTCTCTCACAAAAACCATTAAGGTGCGATATCTCCATATTCGATGTGTCTCGCCCATTTTTGTCCTCTCGCCATTCTAGAAGCATACTTACTAGGAACCACACCGCGTTCGAGACCTCTCCCCCCAGTAATCATTCATTGCCTTTGATGAATTGGGCATCTGCCTAGTTTGTCCGTGAACCCACACATCCATTGAAGGGGGTCTTGCCCTCCTTTGTATTGATATGACCCATTCCCCATGACCATGCCGCCCCAGTTGGAGTTTTAGACGTAACTACACAAGGTATTGACCATTTGGGATGAATCCTACTTAGGAATAACATCATAAGGTTTTACTCATGAGCCCCCTCCTAATTGCTAGAAGCAGCACCTTGTTCGAGTCGTATCGCGTCAGTCATCATCCCCACGCCTCATTGAATTGGGTATTGGCCAAGTCCATCCCAAAATCGTGTATCCTCTCTGATACTATCCGAATCGATTCCACCCGTTTCACGTAGGCCAAGCCTCCCAAAATAATCAAAGTACCCGTACGATATGGTACCATCTGGTTATGGATCTTTTTGTATGAATAATGTTACAGAGTTTTACACATTTGATGTGAGATTTGGATTGTCACAAGTTTGCAAACTCCCCGTTGCTGGCGAGACGGATGTTTTACCTTATGTGTTGAAGAGCCTAATATTGGAGAAGACAATTCTCATCCAAGTTGAACTCTCAGAGCTGCAGCACGTGTTCCTCCTTCTTCTAGAAGGACAGCTATTATTAACCTATGAAGGACAATGATTCCGATGATGACACTGGAGAGTGCGACAACGGTCTTTGAGATTCGATTGTTGATGTTTCATCTTTGATGTTGACTACTCATGAGTAGAAAGGACCCATGTGAAAAATGGGTTGCACAATTGAAACGCTTGGGGGCAGATAATAGCATTTGAATTTTGCCTACATTTATTAAGTTGAATATGGAAGTTGTGCTAGAAAAATCCAATGTCAAAAAATTGATATGATGTTGAGTatttaatatattattatttttattgtatttgGATCGAAAGTTAAAGTGGAAGAGTTTTGCATGTGGTAAAAACCACTAAAAAGAAGAACAATTATGTCAAGAAAGAGTTACGGTCTGTCTATGGAGACAAACTTGAACtttatgaattgaaaaaaaaaaaaaagacttgattgatttttgcATACAACCTTAATGGCAACGCAAAGTTCATGTTCAACCTCAATAACAACGCAAAGTTCGTGTTTTCTTATTCTCCTCATAGCTGCAATTTCTGCTGCCGACATCTCGCAAGTTTGTTCGGTTTTCGCCGTACGTCAAGAACATATCGGTAAACATATGCTTCATATTTTCGGGAAACAATTTCGGCAAATCAATTTCTTGAGAAGAAATTGCGCTGTCCTGATGTCGAGTGTGGAAAGCATTTTTAACGATAATTGAAGTCGCTTGAAAAGACGGTACCGAATGACCTCTAAGGCCAATTCATACATTTTCGGATGTATGTTAGCATCAAAGAACAGTAAATCTGATGCCGACCCAGTTGACAACCCCAGCAATCTAAGGCCTCTTAGATAAGTTTGATTCGTAGTGATTGGAGTTGGAAGAGCGAGGGAGAACTGAAAATTATCTTCATCAGCTGTCATTCCTAGACATTCTTGACACAGCATAAATGAGGATGAAGACACAGAATTCGTTCCTCTTTAAAAGTACATTTACAGCTTCTTGCTTTACATAGTACAAAACACAAGCTAGATCACAAAGTTAAGTGTTCAATATATATATCATgatctctctccctcatcggTTAGTGGCTTGCTCTGCAGCTTCTTCAACCAAGTGGAACGTGTGAGATGTATCTGATACGAATGCTTCATCAAAGTGTCAAGAGCTAGGCTTCAACagtgattgaagtttgaaactCCCAGTTTGGCGTCTGTTCGCTTTCTCACTTAGCATCAGAACTGGgagagccgccgccgccgctgccgccgccaaGGTTAGGGTCAGTTTGGTAGTAGACAACCTCCCCAGTGTCGCTGACATAGTGATCTCTCTTCAAGCTTTGGATTAACGTCCCGATCAAATGGAAGGGCAATGGGGCCGACTTCTTTGGCTCCCGGTAATAGTTCCCGAGCACCGGCCTAGCCGCTTCCGTCTGCATCATCCCAAGGAAAAAAGGGTATTTCTCAGAAATTTATCAAGAGACAGCTCCATAGATATGCATTATCTGATCTAGCCAGACACAGACCGTGACAGGGCGAGCCTACTTCACTGATCGTCACGAGACTTGCGTCTACACGACAAAGCTTCTGTTTTTTATCGATTAAAGCGGGGATCGACCCAAAAGTGGGGACATGTATATAACTCACAGCTTCAATCAAGTGATAGTGAGGGATCTGAGGGAAAAGATGGTGTATGACGTGAGTTCCGATATCGTGGTGAATGTTGTTGATCCACCCGTAGTCGCGATCAAGCGTGGTGAGCCCGCCTCTTAAGTAGCTCCACTCCTTAAAACAGAAAGAGCGAAAGAGCCTTCAACTACTTGCAAGAAACTATCGTCCTTAAACCAGAAAGAGAAGGTGGAAAGTGTCTCCTTTCATTGAATGACAATACCTTTCCCCTGTACCAAGGCAGCTTGTCTTCATGACCATGGTGATGCAGGTAAGTCACAAAGTCCAGCCACATCACGAAAATCTGACAACAATAGCAATAATTGGAAACACACTCCGGTTAGAATCCGTCGAAGGCTAAGGAAATACTAAGACTGCTGTACAGAACTCAGCTACAGCCGTAAGTAGACCTTTTGAACAACGGGGCCACATTGAACATCAAAGCAAAACTCCGCCGCACCGCGTAGCGCATGGGGTTCTCAAATCCAGACGTATTATGCCGAAACATTAGCGAAGACAATGATGAAGCAAGAGGAGAAGCGGAAGAGGGGGTACCCAATAAGGGATGCCATAGAGCTTGAGCAACTGGAGAGGACCCATCACGAAGGACAGCCCCACAAGCAAGCCCACCATGGCCGTCCAACACGCTGTGGATGTGATCACATCTTTCCTCTCGCTCGCCACGAACAGGTCGCTCTCTGGGTGGAAGTGAGACCCTCTTTTTCCTGGACTTCTGCTCCACTGTGAAATCGAACACCGTGTCAGGGCCATGAGAATCTCAATTCCTAACGACTCCATTCTCTCGATCAAAGTTCCACTTTTTCATGATTCGATCTTAGAATTAGAAGATGAAGTTTACAGACAATCTTGCTGTCTAGATTGAACTGGAATTGATCTCAGTCGATCACAATCACAAAGGCACATCGGAATAACCTGTGCCCAAAGCCGTTACGGCCGTCGTGACATGACTAATTCGATAGCGACCGTCGAATCTAAAACGGAATAAACGAAGTTCCAAACTTGGGCTCTACCATTCAAAGCAAGCAATGATTCCTCCATGAAAAGGCATATTCACGTCCGATTCATACAGTGACTCATACTTAACTTAGTTGGGTCCTATGATCATATCAAGTCAGGAATAAAGTTAGGCAATTTGAAAGGCTTTTTTGGAGGatgctgcttctctctctctctctctctctctctctctctctctctctctctctctccttttccttttccattccTTTAACGTTGTTGATTCAGAATAAGCAGCATAGGAAAAGATCATCTTGATTTGCACGTGTCTAACACTCACGAGATAGAAGGGGTAGGCAAGCATGGGAAAAGGGACTGTGAAGCGGAGGCTCCTTGTAATGGTGTCCAAGCTCTTGTAGATTCTCTCTGATAActgcaagaaaaataaagaaatcgaAACCCAGTTTAGAAATTACGATGCCCATAATgatgatgcaaaaaaaaaaaaaaaatagaaacagagCAGGACAAAAGAGGCGGATGACTAACCGGATGCCACGACTCGTCGTTCTCGACGTGCCCATGATTCTGGTGATGAGTTCTGTGGCTGATTCTCCTGTCGAATTCAATGCGAAAGGAAGTGACATTTTGAGATTGTGTTAAGTCACATCGCCAGTCACGTATTTGATTATTGGCTAAACTAAAGTTCCAAATACTAACCAATCAGAAATTAATGATTTGTGACAGAAATTAAACGAGGACTAAGCAAAGTCGTAAAGGTGGTGACTTTGAAGCCTACCATCCATGGTAAGGCACGAGAATGGAGGAATGAAGCAGATGCCCCACCACACTGTTCAGCTTGGGATCGTTCGAGAAGCTCCCGTGCCCGCTGCATCGgattcaaaagcaaaaagatcATAGGCGACACGATAAGATGACACGAACCCGACTCAACTGAGAATTGGCGAAGCCGAAATGCGAGGTGGGAAGCACCAAACCGAAGACATTCACGACAACAACTATAATAAGGATAGACTCCATGAAATATGATGACATGACGCGAATTTTTCTGTGTAAAGAGACGAGCTAAAGACCGTACCAATCGTGGCCGAGAACGAAGAGGGCCCAGAACATGGTGCCCTGGGCGGCCCAGTAGAGAGGCCAAACGACCCAGCTGTTCAAATACGCCGCCCCGCAGGCGAGCCCGAGGACGACGGCGACGTCCCGCAGGACGTAGCTCATCGACCTCCACGGGTCCTTCACCCAGCAGTGCTTCGGTATCGCTGCCCTCACGTCCGCCAGCTTGAACGGCGGGGCGGCCCCGGGGTCGAACAacccctctcttcctcttcctccttcctcattGACGACCCCGTTCCATGTTCCCTTCTCtccttcgtcgtcttcttcgtcgATCGGGGAGACCCGTAACGGGGCGCTCACCCGGGTCGGCAAGAGACGCCCGCGCGGTGGCCCGGTTGGACGGAGCTTCAGATCTGCGAGACGGGCATGCTTTGATGGGAAAAAGTTGTCATTTTTCGCGGTTGTCCTCTGGAGTTGCGATCTGGGGATGGTTTGGGGGAGGGGTTTGAGGCCACATTGGGACAAGACCCATGTAGCCATTGTTGAGGAA is a genomic window containing:
- the LOC115745768 gene encoding omega-3 fatty acid desaturase, chloroplastic-like, with the protein product MATWVLSQCGLKPLPQTIPRSQLQRTTAKNDNFFPSKHARLADLKLRPTGPPRGRLLPTRVSAPLRVSPIDEEDDEGEKGTWNGVVNEEGGRGREGLFDPGAAPPFKLADVRAAIPKHCWVKDPWRSMSYVLRDVAVVLGLACGAAYLNSWVVWPLYWAAQGTMFWALFVLGHDCGHGSFSNDPKLNSVVGHLLHSSILVPYHGWRISHRTHHQNHGHVENDESWHPLSERIYKSLDTITRSLRFTVPFPMLAYPFYLWSRSPGKRGSHFHPESDLFVASERKDVITSTACWTAMVGLLVGLSFVMGPLQLLKLYGIPYWIFVMWLDFVTYLHHHGHEDKLPWYRGKEWSYLRGGLTTLDRDYGWINNIHHDIGTHVIHHLFPQIPHYHLIEATEAARPVLGNYYREPKKSAPLPFHLIGTLIQSLKRDHYVSDTGEVVYYQTDPNLGGGSGGGGSPSSDAK